CTCTTATGaaacaacaatttattatgaatgaaaaatcaaaGGAGGCTCAAAAAGTGctgaatgaaattaaaaatcgagTCAACAAGACTGGCAACGAAGCCCAAATTGAAATTCATCGACGACAATTTGAGGAGTTGGACAGGATTAAAGCAGCAAAAGCTACTGAATGAGAATAGTCTAGAGCgatgtatatatttattaaataaattgattattatttgttatagaTTGTTTTATACAGGTAACTGTCCTATAAATATCATCACGGGACTATTATCGTGCCCTATATTCTTTGAGCTTGTTCTCAACTTTGGTATAGGCCGGGTCACTACTAAAGCGATATTCTAGGAAATTGTCATggtgttgaaaaattataactacCCATAAGCTTACctatattaaatgtttatcaCATAATTCACATCcaacattaaatattaatatttataccCTCTGCAATGAAAGGTCTATTAATGGGAAAACTGGAATGTTTTCTAAATCAggtattgttttaaattaaaaaattgctgtAGAAATTAGAGCGTTTACGTTAGAGATGAGCAAATCAGTTTCATTCAACCTAATGAATATTACCCAAAAGTAAATTCGACAACCAACCGAGTTTGCTAGCAGATATTCATTGtacatttaaactttttgcaCATACACTGTGCAAGCCACATGTGGATATTCAGGCTTGAAAACTGGTGTGCCATTTTCTCGGTGATCTGCATATTTAAGAGTATAGTGAAGCTCGAATCCCAGCTTCTTCAAGGCTAAAGCTGTAAAGTGGCTGGAGCAGTCTACTGTTACGAAGCCAGCCCCAAGTTCTTTCGCAATTTCTCTGCAACGAAACTTCTTTGTAAAAACAATGTAATGTCAGGCTcggttaattaattttccagattttcgCGACAGAGCCCGGGAGCAAAACATGCCGCAACAACAAAAGCTCTTTCCCCAGAGATAAATGACTTTATTATacggaaattgaattttagtaGTTCAAGGTTACTCCCGCTCCTTACGCTGCGTCTCGGCGCTTTTTCAACACGTGGATTGGAGAGGCGCTCCATTGCTCAAGGAGAAAGCATAGGCGCGGAAAGCCATACAGATACAATGCATGAGGTGCTACACTatatagaaacttttttgtattgttttcaTGGAGAAAGCTAAGGAATTCTTAATGATTAAAGGGTTAGGACATAATGAGGAATAATATACAGACGAAAAGGTTTTGGGCCTGTGTATTGCACGCCTCTGCATGGGCCCTCGCTTCCATTGCAAATGAGCCCTCTCTTTTTTTCAGCAAGATTCTTCCTTGCTGTTGCTTTGCAAAGGGCATGCACTAGTTTAAAAGtgtttccaattaaaatttgcatgCAGAGTAATTCCCCAAGCTTAATTATTTCTCTCTGGATAAAAAGCACTTGcctggttttatttaaaagctcTTTGGCAATTCCCTGCCCTCTATAATTTCCATCTACCGAGAGAATCTTCACAGTCACAGCTTTATCGCAGTCAGGGAACCGCTGAAATACGTTCGATTCCAGACCGACTTTATCGAGCATCCtgacgatttttgaaaatttttcatcagTAATTTTCTGTTGATCTTCAGAATTTTGCAGGTAATCTGAAAAATGGCACTCTCGTAAGCCAACGTGCAGCTTTGGTGATTGATATAATCTACCGCGTTTTAGTACGGCATTCAGGCAAATCCCGATGATGTTTCCATTATGTACTGCTTTCAAATTGATCCCGTTTGACAACTCTTTTAGGGCGAATTTTTCCAAGTCCACACATCTGGGATTGTCTTCGTTGATTAAGTCTTAAAACAAGATTTAAGAGGATTTGAGGCAATGTGCAATTTCAGCGCTTACCCAAATACTTGTTCAATGGTTCgtctttaaagaaaaacgtcCTCAGGAAATTGAGGATGTCTTCCTTATCCTTAGGGGTGGCCTCCTGGATTTCATATTCCATTGGACTGACTGGGGTGGTAGGGGTGATTGGGGGCGTCATCGCTTCTACGTCGATTGACtagatttgtaaaaaaattgcattaaatattcataCTTAACAGACTCCTCAACGTATGTAGGTCTTATTTATTTCGATTATTGACATGAAAACTAATTTCGTAGCGCTTTTTATGTATGTGTTCAAATCTAGCATGACATGCAAAtagaatataaatatttaaaattttgcaagcaC
This portion of the Euwallacea fornicatus isolate EFF26 chromosome 13, ASM4011564v1, whole genome shotgun sequence genome encodes:
- the LOC136343199 gene encoding arylalkylamine N-acetyltransferase 1-like isoform X1, giving the protein MALHMRRNVSSRPPIERFKFTRYELPYCRVLQDLSIDVEAMTPPITPTTPVSPMEYEIQEATPKDKEDILNFLRTFFFKDEPLNKYLDLINEDNPRCVDLEKFALKELSNGINLKAVHNGNIIGICLNAVLKRDYLQNSEDQQKITDEKFSKIVRMLDKVGLESNVFQRFPDCDKAVTVKILSVDGNYRGQGIAKELLNKTREIAKELGAGFVTVDCSSHFTALALKKLGFELHYTLKYADHRENGTPVFKPEYPHVACTVYVQKV
- the LOC136343199 gene encoding arylalkylamine N-acetyltransferase 1-like isoform X3; its protein translation is MTPPITPTTPVSPMEYEIQEATPKDKEDILNFLRTFFFKDEPLNKYLDLINEDNPRCVDLEKFALKELSNGINLKAVHNGNIIGICLNAVLKRDYLQNSEDQQKITDEKFSKIVRMLDKVGLESNVFQRFPDCDKAVTVKILSVDGNYRGQGIAKELLNKTREIAKELGAGFVTVDCSSHFTALALKKLGFELHYTLKYADHRENGTPVFKPEYPHVACTVYVQKV
- the LOC136343199 gene encoding arylalkylamine N-acetyltransferase 1-like isoform X2, which translates into the protein MALHMRRNVSSRPPIERFKFTRYESIDVEAMTPPITPTTPVSPMEYEIQEATPKDKEDILNFLRTFFFKDEPLNKYLDLINEDNPRCVDLEKFALKELSNGINLKAVHNGNIIGICLNAVLKRDYLQNSEDQQKITDEKFSKIVRMLDKVGLESNVFQRFPDCDKAVTVKILSVDGNYRGQGIAKELLNKTREIAKELGAGFVTVDCSSHFTALALKKLGFELHYTLKYADHRENGTPVFKPEYPHVACTVYVQKV